In Streptomyces sp. NBC_01551, one DNA window encodes the following:
- a CDS encoding acyl-CoA dehydrogenase family protein — protein MHLEYTPEQQQLRTELRAYFAELVPEDVYARYEDPAAQKRFYRETIRRLGADGWLGVGWPKEYGGRGMSPMDQFIFFDEAAQAVVPLPLMALNTVGPTIMQFGTDEQKSYFLPRILSGEIDFAIGYSEPDAGTDLAALKCKAVREGDEETGTYVVNGQKIWTTNGDTADWVWLAVRTDPDAPAHKGITMLLVPTADPGYSCTLINTLASHDTTASYYENIRVPASRRVGQENKGWRLITNQLNHERVTLAAHGTMAIRALHDVQRWAAETKLADGRRVIDLSWVRGRLARTHARLDAMKLLNWQMVNAVQGGTLTPQDASAVKVYGSEARRDAYAWLMEVVGAAGSLKDGSAGAVLHGELERGYRSAVIFTFGGGNNEIQREIISWIGLGMPRVRR, from the coding sequence GTGCACCTCGAATACACGCCTGAGCAGCAGCAGTTGCGCACCGAGCTGCGCGCCTACTTCGCCGAGCTGGTGCCCGAGGACGTCTACGCCCGCTACGAGGACCCCGCCGCCCAGAAGCGCTTCTACCGCGAAACCATCCGCCGCCTCGGCGCCGACGGCTGGCTCGGGGTCGGCTGGCCCAAGGAGTACGGCGGCCGCGGCATGTCCCCGATGGACCAGTTCATCTTCTTCGACGAGGCCGCGCAGGCCGTCGTCCCGCTGCCGCTGATGGCCCTGAACACCGTCGGCCCGACGATCATGCAGTTCGGCACCGACGAGCAGAAGTCGTACTTCCTCCCGCGCATCCTCTCCGGCGAGATCGACTTCGCCATCGGCTACAGCGAGCCCGACGCCGGCACCGACCTCGCCGCCCTCAAGTGCAAGGCCGTCCGCGAGGGCGACGAGGAGACCGGCACCTACGTCGTCAACGGGCAGAAGATCTGGACCACCAACGGCGACACCGCCGACTGGGTCTGGCTCGCCGTCCGCACCGACCCGGACGCCCCCGCGCACAAGGGCATCACCATGCTCCTCGTGCCGACCGCCGACCCCGGCTACTCCTGCACCCTCATCAACACCCTCGCCTCGCACGACACCACCGCCAGCTACTACGAGAACATCCGCGTCCCGGCGAGCCGTCGCGTCGGCCAGGAGAACAAGGGCTGGCGCCTGATCACCAACCAGCTCAACCACGAGCGGGTCACGCTGGCCGCGCACGGCACCATGGCCATCCGCGCCCTGCACGACGTCCAGCGCTGGGCGGCCGAGACCAAGCTCGCCGACGGCCGCCGCGTCATCGACCTCTCCTGGGTCCGCGGCCGCCTCGCCCGCACCCACGCCCGGCTCGACGCGATGAAGCTGCTCAACTGGCAGATGGTCAACGCCGTCCAAGGCGGCACCCTCACCCCGCAGGACGCCTCCGCGGTCAAGGTCTACGGCTCGGAGGCCCGCCGCGACGCGTACGCCTGGCTCATGGAGGTGGTCGGCGCGGCCGGCTCCCTCAAGGACGGCTCCGCCGGCGCGGTCCTGCACGGCGAACTCGAACGCGGCTACCGCAGCGCGGTCATCTTCACCTTCGGCGGCGGCAACAACGAGATCCAGCGCGAGATCATCTCCTGGATCGGCCTCGGCATGCCCCGAGTCCGCCGCTGA
- a CDS encoding class II fructose-bisphosphate aldolase, translating to MSIVPAGALVLEAAVAGRAVAAFNIITLEHAEAVVAGAEAAGLPVILQLSENAVKFRGGQLLPISRAAAACAEEAAVPVGLHLDHVKSPELLRRAADAGFSSVMYDAAQLPYAENLEATRSAADWAHANGLWIEAELGEVGGKNGAAPLDPHAPGARTDPDEARRFVADSGVDALAVAVGSSHAMTSRTASLDHVLLARLAKTVDVPLVLHGSSGLPDAELAAAVAGGIRKVNIGTALNVAMTDAIRAHLTPADPRPYLTAARTAMAATAAAMISALN from the coding sequence ATGAGCATCGTCCCCGCCGGAGCGCTCGTCTTGGAGGCGGCCGTCGCGGGCCGCGCCGTCGCCGCGTTCAACATCATCACCCTGGAGCACGCCGAAGCCGTCGTCGCGGGGGCCGAGGCCGCCGGGCTGCCGGTGATCCTGCAACTGAGCGAGAACGCCGTGAAGTTCCGGGGCGGGCAGCTGCTGCCCATCTCCCGCGCGGCCGCCGCCTGCGCCGAGGAGGCCGCCGTCCCCGTCGGGCTGCACCTGGACCACGTCAAGAGCCCCGAGCTGCTCCGGCGGGCGGCCGACGCGGGGTTCAGCTCGGTGATGTACGACGCCGCGCAGCTGCCGTACGCCGAGAACCTGGAGGCGACCCGCTCCGCCGCCGACTGGGCGCACGCCAACGGGCTTTGGATCGAGGCCGAGTTGGGGGAGGTCGGCGGCAAGAACGGCGCCGCGCCGCTCGACCCGCACGCGCCGGGCGCCCGTACCGATCCGGACGAGGCGCGGCGGTTCGTCGCCGACTCCGGGGTGGACGCGCTGGCCGTGGCCGTCGGCAGCAGCCACGCGATGACCAGCCGGACGGCCTCGCTGGACCACGTCCTGCTGGCCCGGCTGGCCAAGACCGTGGACGTCCCGCTCGTCCTGCACGGCTCCTCGGGGCTGCCGGACGCGGAACTCGCGGCCGCCGTCGCGGGCGGCATCCGCAAGGTCAACATCGGCACGGCGCTGAACGTGGCCATGACCGACGCCATCCGCGCCCACCTCACCCCGGCGGACCCGCGCCCGTACCTGACCGCCGCCCGTACGGCCATGGCGGCGACGGCCGCGGCTATGATCAGCGCCCTGAACTGA
- a CDS encoding SIS domain-containing protein, protein MSHVAYESGTQPECWERAAELAPSHRAVLPRPGERIAIVGCGTSYYMAQAAAVLREEAGQGETDAFPASEFPRHRRYDRVIALTRSGTTTEVLDLLAALREAGTATTAVTGDPATPVMTLADALVVLDFADERSVVQTRFATTALTLLRAHVGRHTPAVVADARSVLAAPLPEGLAGRGQFTFLGRGWSVGLAHEAALKMREASLSWAESYPAMEYRHGPISVSGPGTVTWSLDEAPDGLAEQVLGTGSQWVAGGLDPLAELVRVHRLAIAVAAHQGLDPDAPRHLTRSVILDAGEEAVR, encoded by the coding sequence ATGAGCCACGTCGCGTACGAGTCGGGCACACAGCCCGAGTGCTGGGAACGGGCCGCCGAACTGGCCCCGTCCCACCGGGCGGTGCTGCCGCGGCCGGGGGAGCGGATCGCGATCGTCGGATGCGGGACCTCGTACTACATGGCCCAGGCGGCCGCCGTGCTGCGCGAGGAGGCCGGGCAGGGCGAGACCGACGCCTTCCCCGCCTCCGAGTTCCCGCGCCACCGCCGCTACGACCGGGTCATCGCGCTCACCCGCTCCGGGACCACCACCGAGGTGCTGGACCTGCTCGCCGCGCTGCGGGAGGCGGGCACGGCGACCACCGCCGTCACCGGCGACCCGGCGACCCCGGTGATGACCCTCGCGGACGCGCTCGTCGTGCTGGACTTCGCCGACGAGCGGTCCGTCGTACAGACCCGGTTCGCCACCACCGCGCTGACCCTGCTGCGCGCCCACGTCGGCCGGCACACCCCGGCCGTCGTCGCCGACGCGCGGAGCGTGCTCGCCGCGCCGCTGCCCGAAGGGCTCGCGGGCCGGGGGCAGTTCACCTTCCTCGGCCGGGGCTGGAGCGTGGGGCTCGCGCACGAGGCCGCGCTGAAGATGCGGGAGGCCTCGCTGTCGTGGGCCGAGTCCTACCCGGCGATGGAATACCGGCACGGCCCCATCAGCGTCAGCGGCCCCGGCACCGTCACCTGGTCCCTCGACGAGGCGCCCGACGGGCTCGCCGAACAGGTGCTCGGGACCGGCTCCCAGTGGGTGGCCGGCGGGCTCGACCCGCTCGCCGAGCTGGTACGGGTGCACCGGCTGGCCATCGCCGTCGCCGCCCACCAGGGGCTGGACCCGGACGCGCCGCGCCATCTGACCCGCTCGGTGATCCTCGACGCGGGCGAGGAGGCGGTCCGATGA
- a CDS encoding DeoR/GlpR family DNA-binding transcription regulator, protein MTRKERWQTLLDLLVERGELEVEPAAEALGVSAATIRRDLDQLAEQQLLVRTRGGAVPHGVSYELPLRYRMSRRAAEKQRISEAVAALVMPGEVIGLTGGTTTTEVARALAGRADLATGSPALTVVTNALNIAGELVIRPQFKIVLTGGVARPQSYELTGPLAQGVLAQLTVDTAIVGVDAFDPVDGAATRHEDEAAMNRLLCERARRVVIAADSSKLGVRAFARICSTPSVDVLVTDTGLSDAGAEPFRSQGVEVVRV, encoded by the coding sequence ATGACCCGCAAGGAGCGCTGGCAGACGCTGCTGGACCTGTTGGTGGAGCGGGGCGAGCTGGAGGTGGAGCCCGCGGCGGAGGCCCTCGGGGTGTCCGCCGCGACCATCCGGCGCGACCTCGACCAGCTGGCCGAACAGCAGCTGCTGGTCCGCACGCGCGGCGGGGCGGTGCCGCACGGCGTCTCGTACGAACTCCCGCTGCGCTACCGGATGTCGCGCCGGGCCGCCGAGAAGCAGCGGATCAGTGAGGCGGTGGCGGCGCTGGTCATGCCGGGCGAGGTGATCGGGCTGACGGGCGGCACCACCACCACGGAGGTCGCGCGCGCCCTCGCCGGCCGGGCCGACCTGGCCACCGGCTCGCCGGCCCTGACCGTGGTGACCAACGCCCTCAACATCGCGGGCGAGCTCGTCATCAGACCGCAGTTCAAGATCGTGCTGACGGGCGGCGTGGCCCGTCCCCAGTCGTACGAGCTGACGGGTCCGCTGGCGCAGGGGGTCCTCGCGCAGCTCACCGTGGACACCGCGATCGTCGGCGTGGACGCCTTCGACCCGGTCGACGGCGCGGCGACCCGCCACGAGGACGAGGCGGCGATGAACCGCCTGCTCTGCGAACGGGCCCGCCGCGTGGTCATCGCGGCGGACTCCAGCAAGCTCGGCGTCCGCGCCTTCGCCCGGATCTGCTCGACGCCCTCGGTGGACGTCCTGGTGACGGACACGGGCCTCTCGGACGCGGGAGCGGAGCCGTTCCGGTCGCAGGGCGTGGAGGTCGTACGGGTCTGA
- a CDS encoding MFS transporter: MTVLPTAGRSRVNAAAPAPVSRRTILLLAVTCGVAVGNVYFPQAVSPLVATGFQVSPASAALVVTAVQFGYAAGIFLLVPLGDRFAHRPLLVTLLTLTGLGLLAASASPSPAPLVGASALIGVTTVVAPIAGPMAAGLVGADRRGVVGGTLLSGSIGGMLLSRTLGGILGEWLGWRAPYLLAAACALAVAALLHRALPTTTPPSGQRYPALLAEPLRLLRTEPELRRSGFYQATVFGGFSAVWTGVALLLTGPAYGLGAQAVGVLALVNAGTMLCTPLAGRLVDRRGSDVVNLVSMLGVIGSALVLALGVLGGAVGLAALALGTLLLDVAMQSGMVANQVRIYALRPEVRSRLNTAYMTCAYVGGSLGSWAGTGAYARFGWPGVCALVALLGAAALARHLRASARKARNAGPARPGAA; this comes from the coding sequence ATGACAGTTCTCCCCACAGCCGGCCGCAGCCGGGTGAACGCCGCCGCACCCGCCCCCGTGAGCCGGCGGACGATCCTGCTCCTCGCCGTCACCTGCGGGGTGGCCGTGGGCAACGTCTACTTCCCGCAGGCCGTCAGCCCGCTGGTCGCCACCGGTTTCCAGGTGTCCCCGGCATCGGCCGCCCTGGTGGTGACCGCCGTCCAGTTCGGGTACGCGGCCGGGATCTTCCTGCTGGTGCCGCTCGGGGACCGGTTCGCGCACCGCCCGCTGCTCGTCACCCTGCTCACCCTCACCGGCCTGGGCCTGCTCGCCGCGAGCGCCTCGCCCTCGCCTGCGCCCCTGGTCGGCGCGAGCGCCCTCATCGGCGTGACGACGGTGGTCGCCCCGATCGCCGGTCCGATGGCCGCCGGGCTGGTGGGCGCCGACCGGCGCGGGGTGGTGGGCGGCACGCTGCTGAGCGGGTCCATCGGCGGCATGCTGCTGTCCCGGACCCTCGGCGGGATCCTCGGCGAATGGCTCGGCTGGCGGGCCCCGTACCTGCTGGCCGCCGCCTGCGCCCTGGCCGTCGCCGCCCTGCTGCACCGGGCCCTGCCCACGACGACCCCGCCGTCCGGGCAGCGCTACCCGGCGCTGCTGGCGGAGCCGCTGCGGCTGCTGAGGACCGAGCCCGAGCTGCGCCGCTCCGGCTTCTACCAGGCCACCGTGTTCGGCGGCTTCTCGGCCGTCTGGACCGGCGTCGCGCTCCTGCTCACGGGCCCGGCGTACGGGCTGGGCGCCCAGGCGGTCGGGGTGCTCGCCCTGGTCAACGCGGGGACCATGCTCTGCACGCCGCTCGCGGGCCGGTTGGTGGACCGCCGGGGATCCGACGTGGTCAACCTGGTCTCGATGCTGGGGGTGATCGGCTCGGCCCTCGTCCTCGCGCTCGGCGTCCTGGGCGGCGCGGTGGGTCTGGCCGCGCTGGCGCTGGGCACGCTGCTGCTCGACGTCGCGATGCAGTCCGGGATGGTCGCCAACCAGGTACGGATCTACGCGCTGCGCCCCGAGGTCCGCAGCCGGCTCAACACCGCGTACATGACCTGCGCCTACGTCGGCGGCAGCCTCGGGTCGTGGGCCGGGACCGGCGCCTACGCCCGGTTCGGCTGGCCCGGGGTGTGCGCCCTGGTCGCACTGCTCGGCGCGGCGGCACTGGCCCGCCATCTGCGCGCGAGCGCCAGGAAGGCCCGGAACGCCGGCCCCGCCCGACCCGGCGCCGCGTAG
- a CDS encoding LysR family transcriptional regulator: MIDPRRLRILRAVADHRTVTAAAAALYLTPSAVSQQLAALEQETGHALLTRSGRGVRLTAAGEILLGHAHEVLAQLERAEAELAAYAGGSAGEVTVAAFATGIAEVLAPAIARLGREHPGIRLRVRDAEGDQSLPLLLDGEADLALAVEYRGAPGADDGRLSVVPLYAEPFDAVLPAGHPLADLPAVSLADLSDSDWVGQYPGNPCHDVTLLACELAGFQPRFLHSSDDFRAVTALVGAGAGVALVPRSALRGMDLKEVQVRPVAGPAATRRVFAATRRGAESHPLIAPVLAALSREAERLPEH; the protein is encoded by the coding sequence GTGATCGACCCCCGCCGGCTGCGCATCCTGCGGGCCGTGGCGGATCACCGTACGGTGACCGCCGCGGCCGCAGCCCTGTACCTCACCCCCTCCGCCGTGTCCCAGCAGCTCGCCGCGCTGGAACAGGAGACGGGGCACGCGCTGCTGACCCGCAGCGGACGGGGCGTACGGCTCACCGCGGCCGGTGAGATCCTCCTCGGGCACGCCCACGAGGTGCTGGCCCAGCTGGAGCGCGCGGAGGCGGAACTCGCCGCGTACGCGGGCGGCTCGGCGGGCGAGGTGACGGTGGCCGCCTTCGCGACCGGCATCGCCGAGGTGCTGGCGCCGGCCATCGCCCGGCTCGGCCGGGAGCACCCGGGGATCCGGCTGCGCGTGCGCGACGCGGAGGGCGACCAGAGCCTGCCGCTGCTGCTGGACGGCGAGGCCGACCTGGCGCTGGCGGTCGAGTACCGGGGCGCCCCCGGAGCGGACGACGGCCGGCTGTCCGTCGTCCCCCTGTACGCGGAGCCCTTCGACGCGGTGCTGCCCGCGGGGCACCCGCTCGCGGACCTCCCTGCGGTGTCGCTGGCGGACCTCTCGGACTCCGACTGGGTGGGCCAGTACCCCGGCAACCCGTGCCACGACGTGACCCTGCTGGCCTGCGAACTGGCGGGGTTCCAGCCCCGCTTCCTGCACTCCTCCGACGACTTCCGGGCCGTGACCGCCCTGGTGGGCGCCGGGGCCGGGGTGGCCCTGGTACCGCGTTCCGCGCTGCGGGGCATGGACCTCAAGGAGGTCCAGGTGCGCCCCGTCGCGGGCCCGGCGGCGACCCGCCGCGTCTTCGCCGCGACCCGCCGGGGCGCCGAGTCGCACCCGCTGATCGCCCCGGTCCTGGCCGCGCTGTCGCGCGAGGCGGAACGCCTGCCGGAGCACTGA
- a CDS encoding glycine C-acetyltransferase, whose protein sequence is MFETVREDLRTTLDEIRSAGLHKPERVIGTPQSASVAVTSGGAAGEVLNFCANNYLGLADHPDVVTAAKDALDRWGYGMASVRFICGTQEVHKELEARLSAFLGQEDTILYSSCFDANGGVFETLLGAEDAVISDALNHASIIDGIRLSKARRFRYANRDMADLEHQLKEAVAGGARRKLIVTDGVFSMDGYIAPLQEICDLAERYDAMVMVDDSHAVGFVGPGGRGTPELHGVMDRVDIITGTLGKALGGASGGYVAARAEIVELLRQRSRPYLFSNSLAPVIAAASLKVLDLLESAGDLREQLAANTALFRTKMTEAGFEVLPGDHAIAPVMIGDAAEAARMAELLLERGVYVIGFSYPVVPMGAARIRVQLSAAHSTADVERAIAAFVDARAALATAGA, encoded by the coding sequence ATGTTCGAGACCGTCCGCGAGGACCTGCGCACCACCCTCGACGAGATCCGTTCCGCCGGCCTGCACAAGCCCGAGCGCGTCATCGGCACCCCGCAGAGCGCCTCCGTCGCCGTCACCTCCGGCGGCGCCGCGGGCGAGGTGCTCAACTTCTGCGCCAACAACTACCTCGGCCTCGCCGACCACCCCGACGTGGTCACCGCCGCCAAGGACGCCCTGGACCGCTGGGGCTACGGAATGGCCTCGGTCCGCTTCATCTGCGGCACCCAGGAGGTGCACAAGGAGCTGGAGGCGCGGCTGTCGGCGTTCCTCGGCCAGGAGGACACGATCCTCTACTCCTCCTGCTTCGACGCCAACGGCGGCGTCTTCGAGACCCTCCTCGGCGCCGAGGACGCGGTGATCTCCGACGCCCTCAACCACGCCTCGATCATCGACGGAATCCGCCTGTCGAAGGCCCGCCGCTTCCGCTACGCCAACCGCGACATGGCAGACCTGGAGCACCAGCTCAAGGAGGCCGTCGCCGGCGGCGCCCGCCGCAAGCTGATCGTCACCGACGGCGTCTTCTCCATGGACGGTTACATCGCCCCCCTCCAGGAGATCTGCGACCTCGCAGAGCGCTACGACGCCATGGTCATGGTCGACGACTCCCACGCCGTCGGCTTCGTCGGCCCCGGCGGCCGCGGCACCCCGGAGCTGCACGGGGTCATGGACCGCGTCGACATCATCACCGGCACCCTCGGCAAGGCGCTCGGCGGCGCCTCCGGCGGCTACGTCGCCGCCCGCGCCGAGATCGTGGAGCTGCTGCGCCAGCGCTCGCGCCCGTACCTCTTCTCGAACTCGCTCGCCCCGGTGATCGCGGCGGCCTCGCTGAAGGTGCTCGACCTGCTGGAGTCGGCCGGTGACCTGCGCGAGCAGCTCGCCGCCAACACCGCGCTCTTCCGTACCAAGATGACCGAGGCCGGCTTCGAGGTCCTGCCCGGCGACCACGCCATCGCCCCGGTGATGATCGGCGACGCCGCCGAGGCGGCCCGGATGGCAGAGCTGCTGCTGGAGCGCGGCGTGTACGTGATCGGCTTCTCGTACCCGGTGGTTCCCATGGGCGCGGCCCGGATCCGCGTCCAGCTCTCGGCCGCCCACTCCACGGCGGACGTGGAGCGTGCCATCGCGGCGTTCGTGGACGCCCGCGCGGCGCTCGCGACCGCTGGTGCCTGA
- the tdh gene encoding L-threonine 3-dehydrogenase gives MKALVKHKAEPGLWLMDVPEPEYGPGDVLIKVLRTGICGTDLHIRAWDGWAQGAVKTPLVLGHEFVGEVAALGADVRDIEIGALVSGEGHLVCGKCRNCLAGRRHLCRSTVGLGVGRDGAFAEYVVLPAQNVWVHRTAVDLDVAAIFDPFGNAVHTALSFPLVGEDVLITGAGPIGIMAAAVAKHAGARNVVITDVSPERLEIARKAGATLAVDVRDTTIADAQARLGLREGFDIGLEMSGRAEAMQDMIANMTHGGRIAMLGLPAQDFPVDWAKVVTSMITIKGIYGREMFETWYAMTVLLEGGLDLSPVITGRYAHTEFEAAFDEASTARSGKIILDWTTA, from the coding sequence ATGAAGGCACTCGTCAAGCACAAGGCCGAGCCCGGGCTGTGGCTCATGGACGTCCCCGAGCCCGAGTACGGCCCCGGCGACGTGCTGATCAAGGTGCTGCGCACCGGCATCTGCGGAACCGACCTCCACATCCGGGCCTGGGACGGCTGGGCGCAGGGCGCGGTCAAGACCCCGCTGGTGCTCGGCCACGAGTTCGTCGGCGAGGTCGCGGCGCTCGGCGCGGACGTCCGTGACATCGAGATCGGCGCGCTGGTCAGCGGCGAGGGCCACCTGGTGTGCGGCAAGTGCCGCAACTGCCTGGCCGGGCGCCGTCACCTGTGCCGCAGCACGGTCGGGCTCGGCGTCGGGCGCGACGGCGCGTTCGCCGAGTACGTGGTGCTGCCCGCGCAGAACGTGTGGGTGCACCGGACGGCCGTGGACCTGGACGTGGCGGCGATCTTCGACCCGTTCGGCAACGCCGTGCACACCGCCCTGTCGTTCCCGCTGGTCGGTGAGGACGTGCTGATCACCGGCGCCGGCCCGATCGGCATCATGGCGGCGGCCGTGGCCAAGCACGCCGGTGCGCGCAACGTGGTCATCACCGACGTCAGCCCCGAGCGGCTGGAGATCGCCCGCAAGGCGGGCGCCACGCTCGCGGTGGACGTCCGGGACACGACGATCGCCGACGCGCAGGCGCGGCTGGGGCTGCGCGAGGGCTTCGACATCGGCCTGGAGATGTCCGGCCGCGCCGAGGCCATGCAGGACATGATCGCGAACATGACGCACGGCGGCCGCATCGCGATGCTCGGCCTGCCGGCGCAGGACTTCCCGGTCGACTGGGCCAAGGTCGTCACCTCGATGATCACCATCAAGGGCATCTACGGCCGCGAGATGTTCGAGACCTGGTACGCGATGACCGTGCTGCTGGAGGGCGGGCTCGACCTCAGCCCCGTCATCACCGGCCGGTACGCGCACACGGAGTTCGAGGCCGCGTTCGACGAGGCGTCGACCGCCCGCAGCGGCAAGATCATCCTGGACTGGACGACCGCGTAA
- a CDS encoding alpha/beta hydrolase fold domain-containing protein produces the protein MPSLRSRALSAALIAAGRRRRFASAEAVRARVAESARRPASHLPPRSLGRVAEVSRTFVGAWPVYDVSPRGAEPAAQVLYVHGGGYVHELERPHWALIRTLVTRARAQVVVPAYILAPRGTADRTVPVAADLLSGMIASAGAGGTVLIGDSAGAGLALAAAQRLRDRTGAQPSRIVLISPWLDVSMSHPDQPAIEADDPILARPGLLEAGRLYAGNLATDDPRVSPLHGSFAGLAPLAVFTGTRDVLSTDSRELLSRARAGGAEVEFHEEPGLPHGYPLLPVPEGRAARDRIVELVRTAADL, from the coding sequence GTGCCGAGTCTGCGCAGCAGAGCGCTTTCGGCCGCGCTGATCGCGGCGGGACGACGAAGACGGTTCGCGAGCGCCGAGGCGGTCCGGGCCCGGGTGGCGGAGTCGGCGCGCAGGCCCGCGTCGCACCTTCCGCCGCGCTCGCTGGGCCGGGTCGCCGAGGTGTCGCGGACCTTCGTCGGGGCCTGGCCGGTGTACGACGTCTCGCCGCGCGGGGCCGAACCCGCCGCGCAGGTGCTGTACGTGCACGGCGGCGGGTACGTCCACGAACTGGAACGGCCGCACTGGGCGCTGATCCGGACGCTCGTCACCCGGGCCCGGGCGCAGGTCGTCGTACCGGCGTACATCCTGGCCCCGCGCGGTACCGCCGACCGGACGGTGCCGGTCGCCGCCGATCTGCTGAGCGGCATGATCGCGAGCGCCGGCGCGGGCGGGACTGTGCTCATCGGGGACTCCGCCGGGGCCGGGCTGGCGCTGGCCGCCGCGCAACGGCTGCGGGACCGCACCGGGGCGCAGCCGTCCCGGATCGTGCTGATCTCGCCCTGGCTGGACGTGAGCATGAGCCACCCCGACCAGCCGGCGATCGAGGCCGACGATCCGATACTGGCGCGGCCGGGCCTGCTGGAGGCCGGGCGGCTGTACGCGGGCAACCTGGCCACCGACGATCCCCGGGTGAGCCCGCTGCACGGATCGTTCGCGGGGCTGGCTCCGCTGGCCGTGTTCACCGGCACCCGGGACGTGCTGAGCACCGACAGCCGGGAGCTGCTGAGCCGGGCCCGGGCGGGCGGCGCGGAGGTCGAGTTCCACGAGGAGCCGGGGCTGCCGCACGGGTACCCGCTGCTTCCGGTGCCGGAGGGGCGCGCGGCCCGCGACCGCATCGTGGAGCTGGTCAGAACGGCGGCCGACCTGTGA
- a CDS encoding class I SAM-dependent methyltransferase, with amino-acid sequence MSTTPTAFSAADSFTLRTALDALGGVRGLDALDLACGHGGIVRLLASEGARRTVGVDSCPDRIRRARAAHTAEHTGAHPGEASAVEYVVADAAGMPQLGPFDLATAVYLFNHAPDRSVLHAMFRSIRANLRPGGRLLAIVPNAGAFPQVDWSPYGVRILDRVADGDAPLLKAQFLTEPPRHFEYREWSHSDFAEAAVEAGFATVGWQPGRPPPADAARDEEYWTAYRAWPVSSLMTCTA; translated from the coding sequence ATGTCAACGACCCCGACGGCCTTCTCGGCGGCGGACAGCTTCACCCTCCGCACCGCTCTGGACGCCCTCGGCGGGGTCCGCGGGCTCGACGCGCTCGACCTGGCCTGCGGACACGGCGGCATCGTCCGGCTGCTGGCGAGCGAAGGGGCCAGGCGCACCGTGGGCGTCGACAGCTGTCCCGACCGCATCCGCCGGGCCCGGGCGGCGCACACCGCGGAGCACACCGGGGCGCACCCCGGGGAGGCCTCCGCCGTCGAGTACGTCGTCGCCGACGCGGCCGGCATGCCGCAGCTCGGCCCCTTCGACCTCGCCACCGCCGTGTACCTCTTCAACCACGCGCCCGACCGGTCGGTGCTGCACGCGATGTTCCGCTCCATCCGCGCCAACCTGCGCCCCGGCGGGCGGCTGCTGGCCATCGTGCCCAACGCGGGCGCGTTCCCGCAGGTGGACTGGTCGCCCTACGGGGTACGGATCCTGGACCGGGTCGCGGACGGGGACGCGCCGCTGCTGAAGGCGCAGTTTCTCACCGAGCCGCCGCGGCACTTCGAGTACCGCGAGTGGAGCCACTCCGACTTCGCCGAGGCGGCCGTGGAGGCGGGCTTCGCCACCGTCGGCTGGCAACCCGGCCGGCCCCCGCCGGCCGACGCGGCCCGGGACGAGGAGTACTGGACGGCGTACCGCGCCTGGCCGGTCAGCTCGCTCATGACGTGCACGGCGTAG
- a CDS encoding LysR family transcriptional regulator — MRVTQSGMDLNLLVALDVLLEESSVSGAAARLHLSEPAMSRTLGRIRKALGDPVLVRAGRSMVPTPRALALHGEVRAVVERARALFLAGGQVDLSTLTRTFTVLANETFTAMSGAALFTRIAREAPGVRLRFLSESHIDVPALREGVADLELGVVDTRSPEVRVEHLYDELMVGVVRPGHPLLKGRLTARRFAAAEHLIASRRGRLEGPVDTALAERGLTRRVVGSVGTFPASLFVLRESDLVGLLTSQAAPLAGALGLETFRIPLDLPTLPFGMAWHPRHEADPAHAWLRGCARELLTARPAAH, encoded by the coding sequence ATGCGTGTGACGCAATCCGGGATGGATCTGAACCTGCTGGTCGCCCTGGACGTCCTCCTGGAGGAGTCGAGCGTCTCCGGGGCCGCCGCCCGCCTGCACCTGTCCGAGCCCGCCATGAGCCGCACCCTCGGCCGGATCCGCAAGGCCCTCGGAGATCCCGTCCTGGTCCGCGCCGGGCGGAGCATGGTCCCCACCCCGCGCGCCCTCGCCCTCCACGGGGAGGTCCGGGCCGTCGTCGAGCGGGCCCGGGCGCTCTTCCTCGCCGGCGGCCAGGTGGACCTGTCCACCCTGACCCGCACCTTCACCGTGCTGGCCAACGAGACCTTCACCGCCATGTCCGGGGCCGCCCTGTTCACCCGGATCGCCCGCGAGGCCCCCGGAGTGCGGCTGCGCTTCCTGTCGGAGAGCCACATCGACGTCCCCGCCCTGCGCGAGGGCGTGGCCGACCTCGAACTCGGCGTGGTGGACACCCGCTCGCCCGAGGTGCGCGTCGAGCACCTCTACGACGAGCTCATGGTGGGCGTCGTACGCCCCGGACACCCGCTGCTGAAGGGGCGGCTCACCGCCCGCCGGTTCGCCGCCGCCGAACATCTGATCGCCTCCCGGCGCGGCCGCCTGGAGGGCCCCGTCGACACCGCGCTCGCCGAACGCGGACTGACCCGGCGGGTGGTCGGCAGCGTCGGCACCTTCCCCGCCTCCCTATTCGTCCTGCGCGAGAGCGATCTCGTCGGGCTGCTCACCAGCCAGGCCGCGCCGCTCGCGGGCGCCCTCGGACTGGAGACCTTCCGGATCCCGCTCGACCTGCCGACGCTGCCGTTCGGCATGGCCTGGCACCCTCGCCACGAAGCCGATCCGGCCCACGCCTGGCTGCGCGGCTGCGCCCGGGAACTGCTGACCGCCCGGCCCGCGGCGCACTGA